The region CCGCCACCGCGATCGAGGGCCGGATCACCGTCCCCGGCGGGGCACCTCAGCCGTAGTAGCGGCGTAGTTCCCGGGTGAGCACCTTGCCGGTGGCGTTGCGGGGCAGGTACTTCACGAAGATCACATCCCGGGGCACGCTGAACCGGGCCAGGAAGTGCCGGACGTACTCGCGTACCGCTTCGGGGTCGAGCGTTTCGCCGGGGTGCAGGGCGAGAAACGCGGACAGGCGCTGGCCGTACTCCGGGTCGGGCACTCCGATCACGGCCACTTCGCGAACCTGGGGCAGTTGGGCGAGCAGGTCCTCCACCTCGGAGGGGAAGACGTTCTCCCCACCGGAGACGATCATGTCGTCGGCCCGACCGTCGACGAAGAGCAGGCCGTCGGCGTTGAGCCGGCCGAGGTCGCCGGTGTCGAGCAGGCCGTCGTGGGTTTCCCGGCTGGCACCGGAGGTGTAGCCCTCGAAGAGCATCTCGTTGCCGACGAAGATCCGCCCGACCCGTCCGTTCGGCACCGGCTGGCCGTCGTCGTCGAGCATCTCCAGCCGGGTGCCGTGCGGTGGCCGGCCGGCCGTGGTGGGTGCCTGGCGCAGGTCCTGCGGGTCGGCGATGGACGCCCAGGAGACCTCGGTGGAGCCGTAGAGGTTGTACAGGACGTCGCCGTAGACGTCCATGAACCTCGGTGCGAGCCCGCCCGGCAGGGCCGAACCGCTGACCGCGACGACAGTGAGCGGGGGACGCGGGTCCGGCGGGGGCACCTCCATCAGCCGCTGCACCATCACGGGTACGGCGAACAGCGCGTCGCACCGGTGCGCCGTCAGGGCGGCGAGTGTGGCGGCGGGATCGAAGCGTCGGTGCAGCACGATGGTGGCGCGCAGTGCCAGGCACACCTGGAGAGCGGCGAACCCCCAGGTGTGGAAGATCGGCGCGGCGATCATCACCCGGTCCCGGGCGTGCAGGGGAATGCGGTCGATGATGGACACCAGCGGGCCGAAGCCGCTCGGTGTGGGCCGGCGAGCGCCCTTGGGCGTACCGGTGGTACCGGAGGTGAGCACGATGATCCGGCCGTCGCGCTCCGGCGGGTGCAGGTCACCCGGCAGTGCTCCGGCGACCAACTCCTCGCGGGCGCGTTCGTCGAGCCGGGCAAGTTCGGCGGGGAGACCGAGGATCCGCTCGGCGAACTCGTCGTCGTGCACCAGCAGGCGCAGCCGCTGCTCCTCGGCGACGGTGCCCAGCTGGGCCGCGGAGAGCCCGGTGTTGACCAGCACCGCGTCGACGCCGAGCAGGGTGGCGGCGACGATCGTCTCGATCAGACCGTGGTGGTTGCGGCAGAGCACGCCGATCCGGTCACCCGTCTGCACGCCGAGCCCGGCCCGCATCGACCGGGCCATCCGCTGCGCCCGGTCGAGCAGGTCGTGGTAGGTCAGTTCGACGCCGTCCTCGTCGATCACCGCAGTTCGGCCGGGGTCCCGGGCAGCGGCCTGACGCAACTCGCCGGCCAGGCTCCATCCCCACGTACGCAGGGCGTTGAGCTGCGCGGCGACCCGGATCGGGCTGCCGGGGGTCAGCAGCCCGCGACGGGTCAGCGTGGCGACGACGAACGGCAGGTCCATGCCGCAGACCTCCTCAGGGTGGTGCTCGGACGGGCGGCGCGGCTCCCCGTCCATCAGGGCTTCTTCCTTGATCATGCACTGGGCGCGGCTGAAGACCCAGTCGGCGTCGGCGTGGGGTGATGAAGACGGCACGGATCGTGGGGTTTGCGGCCGGGTCGGCCCGACCCTCGCGTTTGTGGGTCGGGCCGGCGACTCAGCGGATCTGCATCCCGGAGATCGCCCGGGAGATGACCAGTCGTTGGATCTCGGAGGTGCCCTCGAAGATGGTGTAGATCTTGGCGTCCCGGTACCAGCGTTCGACCGGGTGGTCGCGCAGGAAACCGGCGCCGCCGAGCAGCTGCACGGCCTTCTCGGTGACCGACACGGCCACCTCGCCGGCCTTGAGCTTGGACATCGAGCCCTCGCCCGCGGTGAACGGCCGGTTGTTGCGGCCCATCCACGAGGCCCGCCAGACCAGCAGCCGCGCCGCGTCGATCTCCATCCGCATGTCGGCCAGCGCGAACGCGACAGCCTGGTTCTCGATGATGGGCCGTCCGAACTGGACCCGCGACTTCGCGTAGTCCAGGGCGTACTCGTAGGCGGCCCGGGCCACGCCGAGCGCCTGCGCGCCGACCGTGGGTCGGGACAGCTCGAAGGTCCGCATGGCGGCCTGCCCGCTGGCCCGTTGACCGGAGCGGGCCCGGTCGAGGCGTTCCAGCAGGGCGTCCCGCCCGCCGAGCAGGCAGCGGCCGGGCACGCGTACCCCGTCGAGGAAGACGTCGGCGGTGTGTGACGCGCGGAGGCCGAGTTTGCGCAGCTTGCGGGTGGCGGCCAGGCCGGGGGTGCCGGGCGGTACGACGAACGCCGCCTGGCCCCGGGAGCCGAGCGTGGGCTCGACCGAGGCGGTGACCACGTGCACGCCGGCGATTCCGCCGTTGGTGGCGTACGCCTTCTGGCCGGTCAGCACCCACTCGTCGGTGGCCTCGTCGTACACCGCGCGGGTGCGCATCGCGCCGACGTCGGAGCCGGCTTCCGGTTCGCTGGTGCAGAAGGCGGCGACGGCTGGCGAGTCGGCGTCACCGAAGCACTGCGGCACCCATTCGACCATCTGGTCCGGGGTGCCGGCGCCGTAGATGGCGGCCACGGCGAGGGAGGTGCCGAAGAGGGAGAGGCCGATGCCGGCGTCACCCCAGAAGAGTTCCTCGCTGGCGATCGGCAGGGAGAGCCCGGTCGGGTCGGCCCAGCAGGTGGCGAGGAACTCGAAGCCGTAGAGGCCGACCTTGGCGGCTTCCTGGATCACCGGCCACGGGGTGTCCTCGCGCTCGTCCCACTCGGCGGCGGCCGGGCGCACGACCTCGGCGGCGAAGCCGTGCACCCAGTCGCGTAGATCCCGCTGTTCCTCGTTCAGGTCGAGCGAGAACTCAGCCATGTCAGGCCTTGGGGATGTCGAACAGGTTGGCGATGTTGGCGGCGAGGCCGAGGTCGCCCTTGGCCTTCAACTTGCCGGTCATGAACATCATCACCGGGTTGGCGCCACCGGAGACGATCTTCAGGAACTCGACCGGGCCCATGGTGAGGCTCAGCTTCGGGTCGTGCTGCGGGGTCTCGTTCACGACGCACGTGCCGTCGGCGATGACCACCTCGTAGGTGTCGCTGCCGCCGTCGGGGCGACCGGTGATGATCCAGTGGATGACCGCGTTGGTGGAGCCGGCCCGGTCCGCGCGGAACAGCGACGGCATCCGGCCGAACACCTCACCGAGGATCTTGCCCCGCATGTCACCGGACATCACCTGGGCGATCTTGTCATCCGGGGTGGACTTGACCAGCTGGGCGAACTCCTTGGGGCCGACGTTGGCGAAGGTGGCCGGGTCGAAGTCAGTCATCAGGTGCGCCTTCCGGAAGTTTTGGCTACTGGCGCGTAACCCTACGCACGAGTAGGTATGCTCGCAAGGTGTCCACCGTTCCCGCCTTCAAGCGCCTGCCACGCGCCGTGCGTGAGCAACAGATGCTCGACGCGGCCGTGAAGGTCTTCTCCCGACGCGGCTTCCACGCCGCCAGCATGGACGAGATCGCGGAGGACGCCGGCATCTCCAAGCCCATGGTGTACGCGTACCTCGGCACCAAGGAGGAGCTCTTCGTCGCCTGCCTGCACCGGGAGGGCACCCGGATGATGCAGGCCATCGCCGGCGCCGCGGCTCCCGACCTACCCGCCGACGAGCGGCTCTGGCGAGGGCTGAGGGCCTTCTTCGGCTTCGTCGGCGCACACCGCGACGGCTGGGCGGTGCTCTACCGGCAGGCCCGGGGCGAGCAGCCGTTCGCCGGTGAGTTGGCCACCATGCGCGCCCGACTGGTCGAGGTGGTCGCCGGGATGCTCGACCACGCGCTGCGTGCCGAGGGCCGGGAGATCGCACCCACCGACCTGGAGGTCGTCGCGTACGCCCTGGTCGGCGCGACCGAGTCGCTGGCCGACTGGCTCGCGGACCATCCGGAGGCCGACCCGGAGAAGACCGCCACCCGGATGATGAACGTGGCCTGGCTCGGTGCCGCCCAGCTCCTGCACGGTGTCACCTGGCGTCCGCCGGCCGGCTGACGGCCCCGGTCGAGAGACTGTCGGTGCCCGGATCGGCCCGCGCCGCGCGGCGGCGGTTGCGGAGCCAACGGGCCACCTCGACGACCACCGTCACCGTCAGGGCGAGGCCCAGACCGAGCAGGAGACCACGCAGCGGGTCCTGCTCGAAGGCCAGCCCACCCAGGTAGCCGACCAGCGCCGAGTAGAGCCCCCACGAGCCGGCGGCGAGCGTGTCGAAGGCCAGGAACCGTCGCCGGGGATAGTGCACCGCACCCATGGTGAGGGTGACCGCGGTCCGGCCGCCCGGAACATAGCGGGCCACGGTGAGGATTAGACCGCCCCGGGTGGCGATGCCCCGACGGGCCCGGTCGATGGCGGCCCGCCGTCGACCGCCGGGCGGCAGCCGGTCGAGCAGCCGTCCCCCACCACCCCGCCCGATGGCGTACGAGACGTGGTCACCGACCAGCGCCCCGGCGGCGGCCACCAGGATCACGGCCGGCAGGTACGGCGCTCCCGAGGCGGCGAACACCCCGGCCGTGATCACTGCCGTCTCGCTCGGCACCACCGGGAAGAAGCCGTCGAGCACCGCGATGGCGAAGATCGCCAGGTACACCCAGGGCGAGGACATCGTGTCGTGCAGCAGGTCCAGCAGATCCATGATCCCGATGCTGGTGCGCCCGGCGGTGGCCTACATCGGCCAGTGGTCAGGTGGACGCCACTACTTAGGTAGTGACAGTCCCCGAGGGCGGGTAGGGGTCTTCCCCCACCGCGCCCCGGTCCGGCGGCGCGGGGCGGCCCGATCCGTCGGCTGAGCCCTACGCTCGCTGGGTGGCCTTCAGCGCCGTCGCCCTCCGGCGGGTCGTCCAGCCGTACGCCCCGCTGCTGCTCGCCGTCCTGGTAGCCGCGGCCGTCTGGGCCAGCGCGACAGGTGACATCGGTGTCCGCTCGCCGCTGCCGGGCGCGGTAGTGCTGCTGATCGCGCTGGGCTCGGCGTGGGCCGCCGGCACGGTTCGCACCCGGCGCTGGCCGTTGTTCCTGGCCGCGGCGGTCGGCTGGTTGGTGCTCGCCGCGGCGGCCGCCGGGGTGCTGGCCTCGTACCAGGCCGGGCTGCGGTTGCGCGGTCGCCAACTCGCCGGCTACCTCGCCGGTGCGGCAGTGGTGCTGACCGGTGGGGTGCTGGTCGGGCTGGCGGTGGGTGGCGTACGCCGGATCACCACCGCCAGCACCGGCAACGTGCTGCTGCTCGCCGCCTGTCTGGTGGGGCTCCCGTTGGTCTTCGGCCTGTGGGTGCGGGCGCGCCAGGACACCCTCGCCGCGCTGCGGGACCGGGCCGAGCGGCTGGAACGCGAGCAGGAGGCCCGCGCCGACCGGGTCCGCGCCGAGGAGCGGACCCGGATCGCCCGGGAGATGCACGACGTGGTGGCGCACCGGGTCTCGCTGATGGTCGTGCATGCCGGGGCGCTGGAGGTGACCGCCGCGGACCCGGCGACCGTCGAGGCCGCCGCGCTGATCCGGACGACCGGCCGGCAGGCGCTCACCGACCTGCGCGAGGTGCTGGGCGTGCTGCGCCAGGCCGGCCCGGCCGTGACGCCGGAGCGAGGGCTCGACACGTTGGACGAGTTGATCGGGGAGTCCCGCGCCGCCGGGCTGCGGGTGTCCCGGCAGGACGAGGGTGCGCCGACGGTGCTACCGGCGACGCTGGGGCGTACCGCGTACCGGGTGGTTCGTGAGGCGCTGACCAACGTGCGCAAGCACGCGGCCGACGCCGAGACGACGGTCTGCCTGCGCTACCTGCCCGACGGGCTGGAGGTGGTGGTCCGCAACGGCCCGTCCGCGGGCGGGTCGGCGCTGCCCGGTGCCGGGCAGGGCCTGCTCGGGCTGCGTGAGCGGGTGGAGTTGCTCGGCGGCCGGTTGGAGGCGACTCCGGTGGACGGCGGCTTCCTGGTCCGGGCCCTGATCCCGCTGGCGGGCGCGGCGTGATCCGGGTGGTGGTGGTCGACGACGAGCAGTTGGTCCGGGCCGGGCTGCGCCTGATCCTCGAAGCGGCGCAGCACATCACAGTCGTCGGTGAGGCGGCGGACGGCGCCGGCGCGCTGGAACAGGCCCACCGGTTACGCCCCGACGTGGTGCTGCTCGACGTGCGGATGCCGGGCGTCGACGGCCTGACCGTCGCGCCGGAGCTGGTCGCCGCCGGCCCGAAGGTGATCATGTTGACCACCTTCGACCTCGACGAGTACGTGCACCGGGCGCTGCGGGCCGGCGTGGTCGGCTTCCTGCTCAAGGACACCCCGCCCCGCGAGTTGGCCGCCGCCGTCCGGACGGTGGCGGCCGGGCACGCGATGCTCGCCCCGGCGGTGACCCGGCGGCTGATCAGCTCGTTCGCCGACCGTGGTCCGGCCCGACGGGATGCGGCTCGCCAGCGGCTGGCACCGCTCACCGCACGGGAGTTGGAGATCGTGCGGGAGGTGGCTCGCGGGCACGGCAACGCGGAGATCGCCCGGCGGCTGACGATGAGCGAGGCCACCGTTAAGGCACATGTCAGCCGGGCGCTGGCGAAACTGCACGCGGGCAACCGGGTGCAGTTGGCGATTCTGGTGCACGACGCCGACCTGCTGTGACGGGTACGGCGTCACCGTCGCGCGGCGGCGCGACGGTGTGCCCGGCGGCGCAGCCACCGGATCCCCTCCAGGCCGAACGTGACGATCAGCGACAGCCCCACGCCGACCAGGACGCCCTTCACCGGGTCACGTTCGAACGCCAGCCCGCCGAAGTAGCCGAGCAGCCCGCAGTACAGCGCCCAGGTGACCGCGCCGACGCCGTCGTACAGCAGGAACGCCCGGCGGGGATAGCGCACCGCGCCCATGGTGAGGGTGACGGCGGTCCGGCCGCCCGGCACGTACCGGCTGGTGGTCAGGATGATTCCGCCGCGCCGGTGCAGGGCGCGGCGAGCCCACTCGGAGCTGGCCCGTCGGCGACTGCCGTCGGGCAACTGGGCCAGCCGGTGCGCGCCGCCACCCCGACCGATGGCGTACGAGATGTGGTCGCCGACCAGCGCGCCGACGGCGGCGCTGACGATCACCAGGGTCAGGCTGGGATGCCCGCCGCTCGCCGACAGCACCCCGGCCGTGATCACCGCCGCCTCGCCAGGCACCGCGGGGAAGAACGCGTCGACAGCGGTGAGCCCGATGATCACCAGGTAGACCCACGGTGACGTGACCGTCCCACGGAGGAGGTCGAGCAGGGCTTCCATTCCCCCATGCTCGGCGGCTCGGCGGCGGTCGGTGGCGCTTCGCCGACATTGCGCCGACTGGTCGGCCCGAGCGCCGTCTCAGCTCCTTTCGTCAGTCGGCATGCGGCGTCCACCCGCAGCTCGCGGGCGATGCACTGTTGGACCGCCGCCGTCGCAGTGATCGGGGCGGGCGTCTCGGAAAGCATCGCGTCGCTCATCGCTTCTCGCTGTTGGGCAGGGGGTAATCGGCGCCGTTGAAGGTGACTCGCAGCGTGTACACCGAGGTTCCGGCGGTGACGAACAGGTGGTTACGTTTCGGACCGCCGAACGTTAGGTTGGCCGCCGGCTCGGGTAGCAGCAACTTGCCGATGAGGGTGCCGTCGGGGTCGAAGCAGTGCAGACCGTCCCAGGCCGCCGCCCACACCCGCCCGGCGTGGTCGAGGCGGATGCCGTCGAAGCGGCCGAAGTCGCACTCGGCGAAGATCTTCCCACCGCCGAGTTCGCCGTCGGCCGTGACGTCGAAGACCCGGATGTGACTGGGATCCTGCCGGGTGTCCACGATGTAGAGCTGCTGTTCGTCGGCCGAGAACGCCAGGCCGTTGGGGCGGCAGAAGTCGTCCGCGACGATGCGTATGTCGCCCGTGGCAGGGTCCAGGCGGAACACGTAACAGGTGCCGCCGAACTCGCTGTCACCCCTGTTGCCCTCGTAGTCGCTGTGGATGCCGTAACTCGGGTCGGTGAACCAGATCGTGCCGTCGGCCCGGACGACCACGTCGTTGGGGCTGT is a window of Micromonospora sp. WMMD961 DNA encoding:
- a CDS encoding AMP-binding protein — its product is MDLPFVVATLTRRGLLTPGSPIRVAAQLNALRTWGWSLAGELRQAAARDPGRTAVIDEDGVELTYHDLLDRAQRMARSMRAGLGVQTGDRIGVLCRNHHGLIETIVAATLLGVDAVLVNTGLSAAQLGTVAEEQRLRLLVHDDEFAERILGLPAELARLDERAREELVAGALPGDLHPPERDGRIIVLTSGTTGTPKGARRPTPSGFGPLVSIIDRIPLHARDRVMIAAPIFHTWGFAALQVCLALRATIVLHRRFDPAATLAALTAHRCDALFAVPVMVQRLMEVPPPDPRPPLTVVAVSGSALPGGLAPRFMDVYGDVLYNLYGSTEVSWASIADPQDLRQAPTTAGRPPHGTRLEMLDDDGQPVPNGRVGRIFVGNEMLFEGYTSGASRETHDGLLDTGDLGRLNADGLLFVDGRADDMIVSGGENVFPSEVEDLLAQLPQVREVAVIGVPDPEYGQRLSAFLALHPGETLDPEAVREYVRHFLARFSVPRDVIFVKYLPRNATGKVLTRELRRYYG
- a CDS encoding acyl-CoA dehydrogenase family protein, with the translated sequence MAEFSLDLNEEQRDLRDWVHGFAAEVVRPAAAEWDEREDTPWPVIQEAAKVGLYGFEFLATCWADPTGLSLPIASEELFWGDAGIGLSLFGTSLAVAAIYGAGTPDQMVEWVPQCFGDADSPAVAAFCTSEPEAGSDVGAMRTRAVYDEATDEWVLTGQKAYATNGGIAGVHVVTASVEPTLGSRGQAAFVVPPGTPGLAATRKLRKLGLRASHTADVFLDGVRVPGRCLLGGRDALLERLDRARSGQRASGQAAMRTFELSRPTVGAQALGVARAAYEYALDYAKSRVQFGRPIIENQAVAFALADMRMEIDAARLLVWRASWMGRNNRPFTAGEGSMSKLKAGEVAVSVTEKAVQLLGGAGFLRDHPVERWYRDAKIYTIFEGTSEIQRLVISRAISGMQIR
- a CDS encoding SCP2 sterol-binding domain-containing protein → MTDFDPATFANVGPKEFAQLVKSTPDDKIAQVMSGDMRGKILGEVFGRMPSLFRADRAGSTNAVIHWIITGRPDGGSDTYEVVIADGTCVVNETPQHDPKLSLTMGPVEFLKIVSGGANPVMMFMTGKLKAKGDLGLAANIANLFDIPKA
- a CDS encoding TetR/AcrR family transcriptional regulator, whose translation is MSTVPAFKRLPRAVREQQMLDAAVKVFSRRGFHAASMDEIAEDAGISKPMVYAYLGTKEELFVACLHREGTRMMQAIAGAAAPDLPADERLWRGLRAFFGFVGAHRDGWAVLYRQARGEQPFAGELATMRARLVEVVAGMLDHALRAEGREIAPTDLEVVAYALVGATESLADWLADHPEADPEKTATRMMNVAWLGAAQLLHGVTWRPPAG
- a CDS encoding VTT domain-containing protein is translated as MMDLLDLLHDTMSSPWVYLAIFAIAVLDGFFPVVPSETAVITAGVFAASGAPYLPAVILVAAAGALVGDHVSYAIGRGGGGRLLDRLPPGGRRRAAIDRARRGIATRGGLILTVARYVPGGRTAVTLTMGAVHYPRRRFLAFDTLAAGSWGLYSALVGYLGGLAFEQDPLRGLLLGLGLALTVTVVVEVARWLRNRRRAARADPGTDSLSTGAVSRPADAR
- a CDS encoding histidine kinase, with amino-acid sequence MAFSAVALRRVVQPYAPLLLAVLVAAAVWASATGDIGVRSPLPGAVVLLIALGSAWAAGTVRTRRWPLFLAAAVGWLVLAAAAAGVLASYQAGLRLRGRQLAGYLAGAAVVLTGGVLVGLAVGGVRRITTASTGNVLLLAACLVGLPLVFGLWVRARQDTLAALRDRAERLEREQEARADRVRAEERTRIAREMHDVVAHRVSLMVVHAGALEVTAADPATVEAAALIRTTGRQALTDLREVLGVLRQAGPAVTPERGLDTLDELIGESRAAGLRVSRQDEGAPTVLPATLGRTAYRVVREALTNVRKHAADAETTVCLRYLPDGLEVVVRNGPSAGGSALPGAGQGLLGLRERVELLGGRLEATPVDGGFLVRALIPLAGAA
- a CDS encoding response regulator transcription factor; its protein translation is MIRVVVVDDEQLVRAGLRLILEAAQHITVVGEAADGAGALEQAHRLRPDVVLLDVRMPGVDGLTVAPELVAAGPKVIMLTTFDLDEYVHRALRAGVVGFLLKDTPPRELAAAVRTVAAGHAMLAPAVTRRLISSFADRGPARRDAARQRLAPLTARELEIVREVARGHGNAEIARRLTMSEATVKAHVSRALAKLHAGNRVQLAILVHDADLL
- a CDS encoding DedA family protein, which encodes MEALLDLLRGTVTSPWVYLVIIGLTAVDAFFPAVPGEAAVITAGVLSASGGHPSLTLVIVSAAVGALVGDHISYAIGRGGGAHRLAQLPDGSRRRASSEWARRALHRRGGIILTTSRYVPGGRTAVTLTMGAVRYPRRAFLLYDGVGAVTWALYCGLLGYFGGLAFERDPVKGVLVGVGLSLIVTFGLEGIRWLRRRAHRRAAARR
- a CDS encoding SMP-30/gluconolactonase/LRE family protein is translated as MPETVPAEFRLLDERFRGCDGDFVVERLHSGARKTEGPAYFPAGRYLLWSDIPNDRLLRWDETTGAVGVFRHSSGYANGNTVDRQGRLVTCEQGNRRVTRTEHDGAITVLADRFHGKRFNSPNDVVVRADGTIWFTDPSYGIHSDYEGNRGDSEFGGTCYVFRLDPATGDIRIVADDFCRPNGLAFSADEQQLYIVDTRQDPSHIRVFDVTADGELGGGKIFAECDFGRFDGIRLDHAGRVWAAAWDGLHCFDPDGTLIGKLLLPEPAANLTFGGPKRNHLFVTAGTSVYTLRVTFNGADYPLPNSEKR